A window from Blastocatellia bacterium encodes these proteins:
- a CDS encoding glucan 1,4-alpha-glucosidase, with product MEERQSFAPGWPGIPPRWTSSAKTGVGTALSPTSRVWFTLSHSIVNEIYYPRVDQASTRDMGLIVTDGKAFFSEEKRHTRCEVSYVMDGVPAYRLINTCQHGRYRIEKEILTDPRRDVVLQRTRFVPLQGAPEDYHLYVLLAPHLGNRGSGNTAWVGDYKGIPMLLAERDGNALALACSVPWVKRSVGYVGFSDGWQDLAQHKQMTWVYFRAENGNVALTGEIDWHTSDNTFVLALGFGRNPAEAGHRAVASLLDGFDAAMADYVEMWQEWQRSLLPLDKVQPPERNLYRVSTAVLRTHEAKRFPGGLIASLSIPWGFARGDDDLGGYHLVWPRDLVEAAGGLLAAGAKEDVRRVLAYLQVTQEADGHWPQNMWLDGTSFWRGIQMDETAFPILLVDLARRQRVLAEEDLNRFWPMTRRAAGFLVRNGPVTQQDRWEEDPGYSPFTLAVEIAALLAAADLADVNREPAVAAYLREAADAWNAHIEQWVYVTDTDLAREVGVEGYYVRIAPPEVADAASPAQGFVAIKNRPPGQSREPAAHLISPDALALVRFGLRAPDDPRVVNTVKVIDALLKVETPSGPAWHRYNDDGYGEREDGAPFDGTGRGRVWPLLTGERAHYELAAGRPEVAERLLHTLEAFANEGGMIPEQVWDAPDIPERELFFGRPSGSAMPLVWAHAEYIKLRRSLNEGRVFDLPPQPVQRYQVEKTSSPYAIWRFNNKCRTIPTGRILRLEALAPAMIHWSTDGWKTPQDAATRDTGLGVHVADLPTERLPRGSAVYFTFYWPEADRWEGVDFTVVID from the coding sequence ATGGAAGAGCGCCAATCATTCGCGCCGGGCTGGCCGGGGATTCCGCCGCGCTGGACTTCGAGCGCCAAAACTGGCGTGGGTACCGCTCTGAGCCCCACCAGCCGCGTCTGGTTCACGCTCAGTCACAGCATCGTGAACGAGATCTACTACCCTCGCGTGGATCAAGCCAGTACCCGAGACATGGGTCTGATCGTCACCGATGGGAAGGCATTCTTCTCCGAGGAAAAACGGCACACCCGCTGTGAGGTGAGTTATGTGATGGACGGTGTACCTGCCTACCGGCTCATCAACACCTGCCAGCACGGGCGATATCGCATCGAGAAGGAGATCCTAACTGATCCCCGACGTGATGTAGTGCTGCAACGGACTCGCTTTGTGCCCTTGCAAGGAGCGCCGGAGGATTATCACCTCTATGTTCTCCTGGCTCCACATCTGGGCAATCGAGGCAGCGGCAACACCGCCTGGGTCGGCGATTATAAAGGCATCCCGATGCTCTTGGCTGAACGAGACGGCAACGCGCTGGCGCTGGCCTGTTCCGTGCCCTGGGTGAAGCGTTCCGTCGGCTACGTCGGATTTTCCGATGGCTGGCAAGATCTGGCACAGCACAAGCAGATGACCTGGGTCTACTTCCGAGCCGAGAACGGCAACGTGGCTCTGACGGGAGAGATTGATTGGCACACCTCCGACAACACGTTTGTGCTGGCTTTGGGTTTTGGTCGCAACCCGGCTGAAGCTGGGCATCGCGCCGTGGCCAGTCTTCTGGACGGCTTTGACGCGGCGATGGCCGATTACGTAGAGATGTGGCAAGAGTGGCAACGGTCTCTGCTTCCCCTAGATAAAGTTCAACCGCCTGAGCGGAACTTGTACCGCGTCAGCACGGCGGTTCTGCGCACGCACGAAGCCAAACGCTTCCCCGGCGGCCTCATTGCCAGTCTCTCCATCCCCTGGGGTTTTGCGCGAGGGGATGATGACCTGGGTGGCTATCATCTGGTCTGGCCTCGTGACTTGGTCGAAGCGGCCGGAGGGCTGTTGGCCGCCGGGGCAAAAGAAGACGTCCGCCGGGTACTGGCCTATCTCCAGGTCACGCAGGAAGCCGATGGTCACTGGCCGCAGAACATGTGGCTAGATGGAACATCCTTTTGGCGTGGGATACAAATGGATGAAACGGCCTTCCCCATTTTGCTTGTGGATCTGGCACGGCGGCAGCGTGTGTTGGCCGAGGAGGACTTGAATCGTTTCTGGCCCATGACGCGGCGGGCGGCCGGCTTTCTGGTTCGCAATGGCCCGGTGACTCAACAGGACCGGTGGGAGGAAGACCCTGGCTACTCGCCGTTCACGTTGGCGGTTGAGATTGCGGCCCTGCTGGCTGCCGCGGATCTGGCCGACGTGAACAGAGAACCAGCGGTGGCAGCTTATCTGCGGGAGGCGGCCGATGCTTGGAATGCGCACATTGAGCAATGGGTGTACGTGACCGATACGGACTTGGCTCGTGAAGTGGGCGTTGAAGGGTACTACGTGCGAATCGCTCCACCGGAGGTCGCCGATGCCGCTTCGCCCGCGCAAGGTTTCGTCGCCATCAAGAACCGGCCCCCTGGCCAGAGTAGGGAGCCCGCGGCTCACCTGATCAGTCCCGACGCTCTGGCCTTGGTGCGTTTTGGCCTGCGGGCCCCGGATGACCCGCGCGTTGTCAATACGGTGAAAGTGATTGATGCGTTACTCAAAGTAGAGACGCCTTCGGGTCCGGCCTGGCACCGCTATAACGACGACGGCTATGGCGAACGGGAAGACGGTGCGCCCTTCGACGGCACAGGGAGGGGGCGGGTTTGGCCCTTGCTGACCGGCGAGCGAGCGCACTACGAGTTGGCAGCAGGCCGGCCGGAGGTGGCGGAGAGATTACTCCACACCCTGGAAGCATTCGCCAATGAAGGGGGAATGATTCCAGAGCAAGTCTGGGACGCGCCTGACATTCCGGAGCGAGAGCTTTTCTTTGGCCGACCGTCCGGCTCGGCGATGCCGCTCGTCTGGGCTCACGCCGAATACATTAAGCTGCGCCGCTCCCTCAACGAAGGTCGCGTCTTTGATCTGCCGCCCCAGCCCGTACAACGCTATCAGGTTGAGAAGACGAGTTCCCCTTACGCGATCTGGCGGTTCAATAACAAGTGTCGGACGATCCCGACTGGCAGAATCCTACGCTTGGAGGCGCTCGCGCCGGCCATGATTCACTGGAGCACTGATGGATGGAAGACGCCGCAAGACGCGGCGACACGGGATACGGGACTCGGCGTGCACGTGGCTGACTTACCAACGGAGAGGCTCCCGCGTGGGAGCGCGGTTTATTTTACGTTTTACTGGCCCGAGGCTGATCGCTGGGAAGGCGTGGACTTTACTGTTGTGATTGACTGA
- a CDS encoding glucose 1-dehydrogenase, translated as MKAITIVPGTTTLRLEDRAEPSITVPDEVKVQVRCVGICGTDREEAAGGRARAPEGQEGLIIGHEMLGQVVEVGQEVARVKPGDYAIFTVRRGCGQCLPCAMHRSDMCRTGGYHERGIWGLDGYQAEYVVDKEAYVVRVPTELESLGVLTEPLSVAEKAIEEAVRLQLVRLPDAPATPNWLFGRRCLIAGLGPIGLLAAMALRLRGAEVYGLDIVDDTSARPQWLVHIGGHYVDGRQIPPDKVGDELGPMELIFEATGIPGLAFNLLDALARNGVYVLTGIPGGDRPLEIPGAELIRQLVLNNQVMVGSVNAARDHFQMAVDDLEDAQHRWGDHVTKLITHHYPYTDFAAALGQHPPNEIKAVIEWGAAGHIQEER; from the coding sequence ATGAAAGCCATCACCATCGTTCCGGGAACAACGACGCTTCGGCTTGAAGATCGTGCGGAGCCATCCATCACGGTGCCAGATGAGGTCAAGGTGCAGGTACGGTGCGTGGGCATCTGTGGCACCGACCGGGAGGAAGCCGCCGGTGGCCGCGCCCGTGCTCCCGAAGGTCAAGAGGGGCTAATCATCGGTCACGAAATGCTCGGGCAAGTGGTAGAAGTGGGCCAAGAGGTCGCGCGAGTGAAGCCGGGTGACTATGCGATCTTCACCGTGCGTCGGGGATGTGGCCAGTGTCTGCCCTGTGCCATGCATCGCTCCGACATGTGCCGCACCGGCGGGTATCACGAGCGGGGCATCTGGGGGCTGGATGGTTATCAGGCAGAGTATGTCGTAGACAAAGAAGCATACGTGGTGCGCGTGCCGACCGAGTTGGAATCGCTTGGGGTGCTCACGGAACCGCTGTCCGTTGCGGAAAAGGCGATTGAGGAGGCTGTGCGCCTGCAGCTCGTCCGGCTCCCGGATGCGCCAGCCACGCCCAATTGGCTTTTCGGTCGTCGTTGCCTGATTGCCGGCTTGGGACCTATTGGCCTGTTGGCGGCCATGGCGCTGCGGCTGCGTGGGGCGGAAGTTTACGGCCTGGACATTGTAGATGACACCAGCGCCCGTCCGCAGTGGCTGGTTCATATCGGAGGGCACTATGTTGATGGTCGTCAGATACCACCGGACAAGGTGGGCGATGAACTCGGACCGATGGAGTTGATCTTTGAGGCCACGGGCATCCCCGGCTTAGCGTTTAATCTGCTGGACGCCCTGGCCCGCAATGGAGTCTATGTGCTCACGGGCATCCCCGGCGGCGACCGACCGCTGGAAATCCCCGGCGCCGAATTGATCCGTCAGTTGGTGCTAAACAATCAGGTCATGGTAGGCAGCGTCAACGCCGCCCGTGACCACTTTCAGATGGCCGTAGACGACCTGGAGGACGCCCAACACCGCTGGGGTGATCATGTGACGAAGCTTATCACTCATCACTATCCCTACACCGACTTTGCAGCGGCTTTGGGTCAACATCCGCCCAATGAAATCAAGGCTGTCATCGAGTGGGGAGCGGCTGGTCACATTCAGGAGGAACGATGA
- a CDS encoding DUF1003 domain-containing protein, with protein sequence MSQSRQAERDRLEAHHGYVINQKAEEEIRAILDHLAAQDQAFLQIHQMLIDQQLVQVGKGTLDSSPMPGPIEPVYTNGV encoded by the coding sequence ATGAGCCAGAGCCGGCAGGCGGAACGGGACCGGTTGGAGGCGCACCACGGATATGTGATCAACCAGAAGGCCGAGGAAGAAATCCGTGCCATCCTGGATCATCTGGCAGCACAAGATCAGGCGTTCTTGCAGATTCACCAGATGCTCATTGATCAACAGCTGGTCCAGGTCGGCAAGGGCACGCTCGACTCATCGCCAATGCCTGGCCCGATAGAGCCGGTATATACAAATGGAGTTTGA
- a CDS encoding efflux RND transporter periplasmic adaptor subunit, with protein MNDVEEPATENVEEIVPENLLEETGTSDSKQEKLRAGRRSTVVLALILFLFAGVLGWLYFFSPSPSSDPAGKNENELVVSVRIAQAEKRTISSEVSAIGTIFPARQAVVSSNLSGQLKGLRILKDIFVKKGELLATINTSDLEAQKREAETALIEAKLNVQALLRSTIPQADIQTKKDLRDARAAVDNARNLYERRKFLYEKGGLALKDLEAAQLALTQAEDNLKYLEELKDLRTKAINPLDLQMAQARVAQAEQRIRSLQTQMNLAEIRAPISGFVVEQTQFDGEYATAGGKILTIADASEVIVKANFSDTVISDLKEGDAVAIYPNDLPGERMSGKVSLISRSTDPNNRTTEVWVKLDNRAGRLRIGGAANVVISVNTQTDAVVVPNSAVVLDDANEKTGVVMIVDQFSIARERKVEIGIRTNELTQIVSGLSGGETVIIEGNYSLPDGTRVEIIANNPKQPGEAK; from the coding sequence GTGAACGACGTGGAAGAGCCGGCGACGGAAAATGTGGAAGAGATTGTGCCGGAAAATTTATTAGAAGAAACCGGCACGAGTGATAGCAAGCAAGAAAAACTAAGGGCAGGACGCCGTTCAACGGTCGTTTTAGCTCTGATTCTTTTTCTGTTTGCTGGAGTTTTGGGCTGGCTGTATTTTTTCTCACCATCGCCTTCATCGGATCCTGCGGGGAAAAACGAAAACGAGTTGGTCGTCAGCGTCCGCATTGCACAGGCTGAAAAACGAACAATCTCATCCGAAGTTTCCGCGATCGGAACGATTTTTCCTGCGCGGCAGGCAGTAGTGAGTTCAAACTTGAGCGGTCAATTAAAAGGTCTGCGGATTTTGAAAGACATATTCGTTAAAAAGGGAGAGCTCTTAGCCACCATTAACACAAGTGATCTGGAAGCACAGAAACGCGAGGCCGAGACCGCACTCATAGAAGCAAAATTGAATGTCCAGGCTCTCCTACGGTCAACAATTCCGCAGGCCGATATTCAAACGAAAAAAGATTTGCGCGATGCCCGTGCCGCCGTTGATAATGCCCGCAATCTTTACGAAAGACGCAAATTCCTATATGAAAAAGGTGGTCTTGCACTCAAGGATCTGGAAGCTGCTCAACTTGCCTTAACACAAGCCGAGGACAATCTTAAGTATTTAGAAGAGTTGAAAGATCTCCGAACAAAAGCTATCAATCCCCTCGACTTGCAAATGGCGCAAGCACGAGTTGCACAAGCCGAACAGCGTATTAGAAGTCTACAAACGCAAATGAATCTGGCTGAAATTCGCGCTCCGATTTCCGGTTTCGTGGTTGAGCAAACGCAATTTGACGGGGAATACGCGACTGCTGGAGGAAAAATCCTGACTATTGCCGACGCGAGCGAAGTCATCGTTAAAGCGAACTTTTCCGATACGGTCATTTCGGATCTGAAAGAAGGCGATGCAGTGGCAATATATCCAAACGATCTGCCAGGCGAGCGGATGAGCGGCAAGGTATCGCTGATTTCTCGCTCAACCGACCCGAATAATCGGACAACAGAAGTTTGGGTAAAGTTGGACAACCGCGCGGGAAGGTTGCGAATCGGCGGTGCGGCAAACGTCGTTATCAGCGTAAACACGCAAACCGACGCGGTTGTCGTGCCCAATTCCGCAGTTGTTCTTGACGACGCGAATGAAAAAACGGGCGTTGTGATGATTGTGGATCAATTCAGCATTGCCCGCGAAAGGAAAGTTGAAATCGGAATCCGGACGAATGAATTGACTCAGATCGTTTCTGGTTTATCGGGCGGAGAAACGGTCATCATCGAAGGCAATTATTCATTGCCTGATGGTACGCGGGTTGAAATCATAGCCAATAATCCGAAACAGCCGGGAGAAGCAAAATGA
- a CDS encoding TolC family protein, translating into MKQAGVKRGERVTEVAEIRLGLQERRAWASRGVKAAQKAKFVFEGVYLLLSVEPRTGQLQWNRMKAKMVVLLAELIMVGTVNLTVGQTTQPGLQNQPRFISRDEAVRLALMQASTFKQSQLNEQIVAQDVFQSNKAFLPRVSANPTLIYNSPTVGPIPVGTLRPPSFLGANAITEYQGLVAVSGELDISGRLRANRRRAQFLLQAAKAGTEITRRNLINATDEAYLNLSLATAKRKSAEASLQSAEEFEKLTKLLVEGGEIAPVDLLRAQIQTDNRRDELEQARVNERIAADYLLALLGLDASQEIAVSDLELLIPDRNELERFSLEAVMNRPELQQLHAETKAAQEDAKIAKAELMPRLICSIDIGFISDSLRSGRIGNSTGVRATVGISIPLFDWGASKSRQKQAQFRAQISETSRIFAERQFIAQFNSNMTQAKSAAFRIRSLEENLSKAQKILEVAILRYRAGETQIIEVTDAQTQVIVQRNALLRAIYDYRIAVAQLRFATGQ; encoded by the coding sequence TTGAAGCAGGCGGGTGTCAAGCGGGGGGAGCGAGTGACGGAGGTCGCTGAGATACGACTGGGATTACAAGAGCGGCGGGCCTGGGCGTCGCGCGGCGTCAAAGCGGCGCAGAAGGCCAAGTTTGTCTTTGAGGGGGTCTACCTGTTGTTGAGCGTCGAACCACGCACGGGCCAGTTACAGTGGAATCGGATGAAAGCTAAAATGGTGGTGTTACTTGCCGAATTGATTATGGTCGGCACAGTGAATCTGACTGTAGGGCAAACAACTCAACCGGGACTGCAAAATCAGCCGCGATTTATTTCGCGTGATGAAGCTGTCAGACTTGCTCTGATGCAAGCTTCAACTTTTAAGCAATCGCAGCTCAACGAACAAATCGTGGCGCAAGATGTTTTTCAATCCAACAAAGCCTTTTTGCCTAGAGTTTCCGCTAATCCGACGCTTATTTACAACTCGCCAACTGTGGGCCCAATTCCAGTTGGAACACTTCGTCCGCCATCCTTTCTAGGTGCAAACGCGATAACCGAGTACCAGGGATTAGTGGCGGTTTCTGGCGAGCTTGACATTTCGGGAAGATTGCGAGCAAACCGCCGCCGCGCTCAATTTTTACTGCAAGCCGCCAAAGCCGGAACAGAAATCACACGTCGCAACTTAATCAACGCAACTGATGAAGCTTACTTGAATTTGTCTTTGGCAACAGCAAAGAGGAAGTCGGCGGAGGCGAGTCTGCAATCGGCCGAAGAATTTGAAAAACTGACAAAACTGCTTGTCGAGGGCGGCGAAATTGCGCCGGTTGACTTACTGCGGGCGCAAATTCAAACGGATAACCGCCGAGATGAGCTTGAACAAGCGCGTGTCAATGAACGCATTGCTGCTGATTATTTACTTGCACTGCTGGGGCTTGACGCTTCGCAGGAAATCGCTGTTTCGGACCTGGAATTATTGATACCAGACAGGAACGAACTTGAACGATTTTCGCTTGAGGCAGTTATGAATCGTCCCGAATTGCAGCAGCTTCACGCTGAAACTAAAGCTGCACAAGAAGATGCAAAAATCGCTAAAGCCGAACTTATGCCGCGACTGATTTGTTCAATTGACATCGGTTTTATTTCCGATTCCTTGCGTTCGGGAAGAATAGGAAATTCAACTGGAGTCAGAGCGACAGTCGGCATTTCAATTCCCCTTTTTGATTGGGGCGCAAGCAAAAGCCGTCAAAAACAGGCCCAATTTAGAGCGCAGATTTCCGAGACTTCGCGTATTTTCGCTGAGCGGCAATTTATCGCTCAATTTAACTCGAATATGACACAGGCAAAGTCGGCGGCTTTTCGGATTCGGTCTCTGGAGGAAAATTTAAGCAAGGCTCAAAAAATTCTGGAAGTAGCAATCTTGCGGTATCGGGCGGGCGAAACACAAATTATCGAAGTAACTGACGCGCAGACTCAAGTTATCGTTCAGCGCAATGCGCTTCTCCGAGCAATTTACGATTATCGCATTGCCGTCGCACAACTGCGCTTTGCGACTGGACAATAA
- the gndA gene encoding NADP-dependent phosphogluconate dehydrogenase, whose translation MSQRRHDIGLIGLGTMGRHLALNIADHGYSVVGYEKDWRHVEVLREVAEGRNIQGAENLEELVDRLRTPRAVMILVQAGPLVDAVIQKVIPHLEPGDLIIDGSPSHFKDTNRRAVMLAEKGIHFLGVGIAGGEHGARYGPSLMPGGSAKGYERVQPIFEAIATKVDTEPCVAYLGPGSAGHYVKMVHDGIESAFMQLIAETYDLMKRGLGLTNSQLRAVYEQWNREELNSYLIEITAHIFRREDEKTGRWLIDVILDAARQNGTEQWASQEAMNLRVPVPTMDAAVVMRDLSIYKNERIAASQILSGPSLAFRGERERFIHHLRQALHVGMILTYAQGMSLLRVASHAYGYELNLEDVARIWRGGCTIRTALLEGIRGAYIVQPNLLNPLTDAVLAQRLVTREQDLRVVVRMAVDLGIPVPGLMSALAYYDGYRSAWLPANLIQAQRDYFGTHTYERVDAQGMFHTEWALD comes from the coding sequence ATGAGTCAAAGAAGACATGACATCGGCCTGATAGGTCTGGGGACGATGGGTCGCCACCTGGCGCTGAACATAGCCGATCATGGCTATTCAGTGGTCGGTTATGAAAAAGATTGGCGCCACGTCGAGGTCTTGCGAGAGGTGGCTGAAGGTCGGAATATTCAGGGCGCGGAGAACCTGGAAGAACTGGTTGACCGACTACGCACGCCTCGAGCGGTGATGATCCTGGTACAGGCTGGTCCGCTGGTTGATGCAGTTATCCAAAAAGTGATACCTCATCTGGAGCCGGGCGACCTGATTATTGACGGCAGCCCATCGCACTTCAAAGACACCAATCGGCGAGCGGTGATGCTGGCGGAAAAGGGTATCCACTTCCTGGGCGTCGGCATCGCCGGCGGTGAGCACGGCGCACGTTATGGCCCCAGCCTGATGCCCGGCGGCTCCGCCAAGGGCTACGAACGGGTGCAGCCTATCTTTGAGGCCATCGCGACAAAAGTGGACACCGAGCCATGCGTCGCTTACTTGGGACCTGGCTCGGCGGGTCACTACGTCAAGATGGTCCACGATGGTATCGAGTCCGCGTTCATGCAGCTCATTGCCGAGACGTACGACTTAATGAAGCGTGGACTGGGTCTTACCAATAGCCAGTTGCGCGCTGTCTACGAGCAATGGAATCGGGAGGAACTGAATTCTTATCTGATCGAGATCACGGCCCACATCTTCCGCCGTGAGGACGAGAAAACGGGCCGGTGGCTGATAGACGTGATTCTGGACGCGGCCAGGCAAAACGGGACGGAGCAGTGGGCCTCGCAGGAGGCGATGAACCTGCGAGTCCCAGTGCCAACCATGGACGCGGCGGTGGTAATGCGCGACCTGTCCATCTACAAAAACGAGCGGATTGCCGCCAGCCAGATCCTCTCTGGGCCTTCACTGGCTTTCCGGGGCGAGCGAGAGCGTTTCATTCATCACCTGCGCCAGGCGCTCCATGTTGGGATGATCCTCACCTATGCGCAGGGCATGAGCCTGCTTCGTGTGGCCTCACATGCCTATGGCTACGAACTGAATTTAGAGGATGTGGCCCGAATCTGGCGCGGTGGTTGCACCATCCGGACGGCACTGCTCGAAGGCATCCGCGGAGCCTACATCGTCCAACCGAATTTGCTCAACCCGCTGACCGATGCTGTATTGGCTCAAAGGCTCGTGACGCGGGAGCAAGACCTTCGGGTCGTTGTGCGTATGGCTGTGGACTTGGGCATTCCGGTGCCCGGATTGATGTCGGCACTGGCCTACTACGATGGTTACCGGAGCGCTTGGCTGCCAGCCAACTTGATTCAGGCCCAACGCGATTACTTTGGCACTCACACTTACGAACGGGTGGACGCTCAAGGCATGTTTCACACTGAATGGGCGCTTGACTGA
- a CDS encoding DUF4136 domain-containing protein: MNSGNKSSKNLRAGVILAVLVLLPLSRIVLAETKSDYDRSFDFARLKTWDFKVQTRMPKDPVGTNTLWNERIRTAIEQQLAENGFERVTNREPSFLVAYYMGTKEKYDTRYINYGFPIGWGWHRWGRWGGWWGWGPWGGEFDVWNIPYTESTMVLDIIDPQSNLLIWRGYDTETVDFNKSEKTINKAVENLVNRFVKNIREGEKKQS, translated from the coding sequence ATGAACTCAGGAAACAAGTCGAGTAAAAACCTAAGAGCCGGTGTGATCCTGGCCGTATTGGTTCTGCTGCCGCTCAGTCGGATCGTGCTGGCCGAGACTAAGTCGGACTATGACCGGAGCTTCGATTTTGCCAGGTTGAAGACCTGGGATTTCAAAGTCCAGACTCGGATGCCGAAGGATCCGGTGGGGACCAATACTTTATGGAATGAGCGCATCCGCACGGCTATCGAGCAGCAGCTCGCCGAAAATGGATTTGAGCGGGTGACGAACCGGGAGCCCAGCTTTCTGGTAGCTTATTATATGGGCACCAAGGAAAAGTACGACACGCGATACATCAACTATGGCTTTCCGATTGGGTGGGGCTGGCACCGGTGGGGGCGCTGGGGTGGCTGGTGGGGCTGGGGCCCCTGGGGCGGCGAGTTCGATGTCTGGAATATCCCCTACACGGAGTCAACCATGGTCCTGGACATCATTGATCCGCAATCGAATCTGCTGATCTGGCGAGGTTACGACACCGAGACAGTTGATTTCAATAAGTCGGAAAAGACGATTAACAAAGCCGTCGAGAATCTGGTGAATCGCTTCGTCAAGAACATCCGGGAGGGCGAAAAGAAGCAGTCGTAG
- a CDS encoding DNA starvation/stationary phase protection protein, translating to MKPDIGLSDEQRDGVAHILNTLLADEYLLYTKTRNYHWNVLGAQFNDLHKFFEAQYTELDDIVDQVAERARSLGGRAIGTLTEFLQHARLKERPGYYPAARGMIENLLIDHESVIRRLRDDLQRCADQYHDMGTNDFLIELMKRHEKMAWMLRAYLEDDVV from the coding sequence ATGAAACCTGACATCGGACTTTCAGATGAACAACGCGACGGTGTTGCGCATATCCTCAACACGCTGTTGGCAGATGAATATCTGCTCTATACGAAAACAAGAAACTACCACTGGAATGTGCTCGGAGCGCAGTTCAATGACCTGCACAAATTCTTTGAAGCGCAATATACCGAGCTGGATGACATTGTGGATCAGGTCGCAGAGCGAGCGCGTTCTCTAGGCGGACGAGCCATAGGCACACTGACGGAGTTCTTACAACACGCCAGGCTCAAAGAGCGTCCGGGTTACTATCCTGCCGCTCGTGGCATGATAGAAAACCTTCTCATTGATCATGAAAGCGTGATTCGCCGTTTGCGGGATGATCTGCAGAGGTGTGCTGATCAGTATCATGATATGGGTACCAACGATTTCTTGATCGAGCTGATGAAGCGGCACGAAAAAATGGCTTGGATGTTACGAGCTTATCTGGAGGATGATGTAGTGTAA
- a CDS encoding ankyrin repeat domain-containing protein — MRQPRVIVLMLSLLIPLFGCSRIEGRALIRAAKYKHTQTVNELLAKGANVDARDRAGRTALMLAAEYGHTEIVKALLQHGADVNAKDDEGETALLKAALNRQTDVVKVLLAHGAQVNAKDNDGGTPLSAAAYRGNTDVVKMLVKAGADVNAKDVNGVTALMEATLAGHLDTVKALVEAGADVNAKRNDGKTALTLANSENFVDIAQVLQQAGAKE, encoded by the coding sequence ATGAGACAACCACGAGTCATTGTTCTGATGCTCAGCCTATTGATTCCGCTCTTCGGGTGCAGCCGAATCGAGGGTCGAGCCTTGATTCGAGCGGCCAAGTACAAACACACCCAAACAGTGAATGAACTGTTAGCCAAGGGCGCGAATGTGGATGCGCGGGACCGGGCTGGTCGGACCGCCTTGATGCTGGCGGCAGAGTACGGTCACACCGAGATTGTGAAGGCGCTGCTGCAACATGGCGCCGATGTGAATGCCAAGGATGATGAAGGCGAGACGGCGTTATTGAAAGCGGCGTTGAATCGTCAGACGGATGTTGTGAAAGTGCTGCTGGCGCACGGCGCCCAGGTCAATGCCAAAGACAACGATGGCGGGACGCCGCTCAGTGCCGCTGCCTACAGGGGCAACACCGATGTCGTGAAAATGTTGGTGAAGGCTGGCGCCGATGTGAATGCCAAAGATGTAAATGGGGTCACCGCTTTGATGGAGGCAACGTTGGCAGGACACCTCGACACAGTGAAAGCGCTGGTGGAGGCTGGCGCCGATGTGAATGCGAAGCGCAATGATGGCAAGACAGCTTTGACGCTGGCCAATAGCGAAAACTTCGTTGACATCGCTCAAGTGCTTCAGCAAGCGGGCGCGAAGGAATAA
- a CDS encoding sigma-70 family RNA polymerase sigma factor: MVSTETIPTSDIELARASAAGNEVAFEQIYRAHVRKVYSLCLRLLGNSAEAEDVMQDVFVQLHRKIGTFQGEAALSTWLYRLTVNTVLMHLRRKKRKPMQEPIGEGSVHSLAEESRSRRQSEATLIDRMALERALRQLPNGYRSVLVLHDVEGYEHEEIARMLGIRAGTSKSQLHKARLRMRSLLVGKRLMQPERAAPPE, encoded by the coding sequence ATGGTGAGCACAGAAACGATTCCTACGAGCGACATTGAACTAGCTCGAGCCTCAGCGGCAGGCAACGAAGTGGCGTTCGAACAGATTTATCGAGCGCACGTCCGAAAAGTCTATTCGCTGTGCCTTCGCCTGCTGGGAAACTCGGCCGAGGCAGAAGATGTCATGCAGGACGTTTTTGTGCAGCTTCATCGCAAGATCGGTACGTTTCAGGGGGAGGCCGCTCTGTCCACCTGGCTTTATCGCCTGACCGTCAATACGGTCTTGATGCACCTGCGGCGCAAGAAGCGGAAGCCGATGCAAGAGCCAATCGGAGAGGGCTCTGTCCACAGCCTGGCCGAGGAGAGCCGATCCAGACGTCAGAGTGAAGCAACCCTGATTGATCGCATGGCCCTGGAGCGCGCGCTCAGGCAACTGCCGAACGGGTATCGCAGCGTGCTGGTGCTTCACGATGTCGAAGGCTATGAGCATGAAGAGATCGCTCGGATGCTGGGGATTCGTGCAGGCACATCGAAATCGCAACTGCACAAAGCGCGACTACGCATGAGAAGCCTGTTGGTAGGAAAACGGCTCATGCAGCCAGAAAGGGCGGCACCGCCAGAGTGA